Proteins encoded in a region of the Bacteroidia bacterium genome:
- a CDS encoding ABC transporter ATP-binding protein, with the protein EPMQVHRLHSNASQRRQKVMALLERVGLEARQFNRYPHEFSGGQRQRICIARALAVEPRFIICDESVSALDVSVQAQVLNLLNELQAEFGLTYIFISHDLSVVKFMSDRMIVMNQGKIEEIGRAEEIYYRPQKEYTKKLIEAIPQGKVTAR; encoded by the coding sequence GGAACCTATGCAAGTACACAGGCTGCACAGCAACGCAAGCCAACGCAGGCAGAAAGTAATGGCGCTGTTGGAACGGGTTGGCCTTGAGGCGCGCCAATTTAACCGCTACCCGCACGAGTTCAGCGGAGGGCAGCGCCAGCGAATCTGCATTGCCCGTGCTCTGGCCGTTGAGCCACGATTCATCATTTGCGATGAAAGTGTCTCTGCGCTTGACGTGAGTGTGCAGGCACAGGTTCTGAATCTGCTCAACGAATTGCAGGCGGAGTTTGGACTCACCTATATCTTCATCAGCCATGACCTTTCGGTAGTCAAGTTCATGAGTGACCGCATGATCGTTATGAACCAAGGCAAAATCGAAGAAATAGGCCGGGCTGAAGAAATTTATTATCGCCCGCAGAAGGAATATACAAAGAAGCTGATAGAGGCTATACCTCAGGGTAAGGTGACCGCCCGTTAA
- the fabG gene encoding 3-oxoacyl-[acyl-carrier-protein] reductase, whose translation MKLLQDKVVLITGASRGIGRGIAEVFAKQGAHIAFTYLSSSSKARELEALLSKEGNKIKGYQSDASDFAAAEALVNEVIKEFGQVDVLINNAGITRDNLLMRMNETQWDEVINTNLKSIFNLSKFIVRPMLKQRKGSIINIGSIVGINGNPGQSNYSASKAGIIGFSKSLAKELGSRNIRCNVVAPGFIQTEMTEQLDEKMLEQWNQAIPLKRPGSTEDVANLTLFLASDLSIYITGQVINVDGGLLM comes from the coding sequence ATGAAATTATTGCAGGACAAAGTTGTGCTCATTACAGGAGCATCTCGCGGCATCGGCCGAGGCATAGCGGAAGTTTTTGCAAAGCAGGGCGCACATATCGCATTTACCTATCTTTCTTCGTCAAGCAAGGCCCGTGAGTTGGAAGCGCTTCTGAGCAAGGAAGGCAATAAAATTAAAGGATACCAATCGGATGCTTCAGACTTTGCGGCAGCCGAAGCTTTGGTAAATGAGGTCATAAAAGAATTCGGTCAGGTAGATGTACTTATAAATAATGCAGGAATAACGCGCGATAACCTGCTGATGCGAATGAACGAGACGCAATGGGACGAAGTGATTAATACCAACCTGAAGTCCATCTTCAATCTCTCAAAGTTTATCGTGAGGCCGATGCTGAAGCAGCGCAAGGGTTCGATCATTAACATAGGCTCCATTGTAGGCATAAATGGAAATCCCGGACAATCAAATTATTCAGCCTCAAAAGCAGGAATTATTGGATTTTCAAAATCATTGGCCAAGGAACTGGGATCACGGAATATCCGATGTAACGTAGTAGCTCCAGGATTTATTCAGACAGAAATGACGGAGCAGCTTGATGAGAAGATGCTGGAACAATGGAACCAGGCCATTCCATTAAAACGCCCCGGCAGCACAGAAGATGTGGCCAACCTTACCCTTTTCCTGGCGTCTGATCTGTCCATTTACATTACTGGACAGGTGATCAATGTAGACGGTGGTTTACTCATGTAA
- the obgE gene encoding GTPase ObgE, with amino-acid sequence METNFIDYVKICCRSGKGGAGSAHFRREKFVPRGGPDGGDGGRGGHIILKGNKQLWTLLHLKYRKHVIAKQGVSGGGSMKTGAEGEDEILEVPLGTVARDAETGEKHFEITDDGEERILVPGGRGGLGNVHFKSATNQTPRYAQPGEPGREEWKILELKMLADVGLVGFPNAGKSTLLSVLSEAKPKIANYPFTTLVPNLGVVSYRDMRSFVMADIPGIIEGAHEGKGLGTRFLRHIERNSVLLFCIPADSTNIKEEYTILLNELELYNPELLLKERLLAITKSDLLDAELKKLLIPELPNVPYVFISAVAQQGLDNLKDMIWSTMNDSSPS; translated from the coding sequence ATGGAAACGAACTTCATTGATTACGTAAAGATTTGTTGCCGCTCCGGGAAGGGGGGGGCAGGTTCAGCCCATTTCAGGCGTGAGAAGTTCGTACCCAGAGGCGGCCCTGATGGAGGAGATGGTGGCCGAGGCGGCCATATCATCTTGAAAGGCAATAAGCAGCTATGGACGCTCCTGCATCTGAAATACCGGAAACATGTGATCGCCAAACAGGGCGTCTCCGGTGGAGGATCTATGAAAACCGGGGCGGAGGGCGAGGACGAAATTCTGGAGGTGCCGCTGGGGACAGTAGCACGGGATGCTGAAACCGGGGAAAAGCATTTTGAAATTACCGATGATGGTGAGGAAAGGATCCTTGTGCCTGGTGGGCGCGGTGGCTTGGGAAATGTTCATTTTAAAAGCGCAACCAACCAAACACCCCGCTATGCCCAGCCCGGAGAACCTGGAAGAGAGGAATGGAAGATCCTGGAGTTGAAGATGCTGGCAGATGTAGGTTTGGTGGGTTTTCCTAATGCAGGAAAATCCACACTGCTTTCGGTACTTTCTGAGGCTAAGCCAAAAATTGCCAACTATCCGTTCACTACACTGGTGCCAAATCTTGGGGTCGTCAGCTATCGCGATATGCGTTCTTTCGTAATGGCCGATATTCCCGGGATCATTGAAGGAGCGCATGAAGGCAAAGGTCTTGGAACCCGCTTTTTACGCCATATCGAGCGGAATTCAGTATTGCTTTTTTGCATTCCCGCAGATTCCACAAATATTAAAGAGGAGTATACTATACTTCTCAATGAACTGGAATTGTATAACCCTGAACTTTTGCTAAAAGAAAGATTGCTGGCCATCACCAAAAGTGATCTGCTGGATGCGGAACTAAAGAAACTACTGATACCCGAACTACCGAATGTTCCGTATGTTTTTATCTCAGCCGTGGCGCAACAAGGTCTGGATAATCTCAAGGATATGATCTGGAGTACGATGAATGACAGTTCTCCGTCCTGA